From ANME-2 cluster archaeon, one genomic window encodes:
- a CDS encoding amino acid permease, which produces MNDRIELSREMGVLSATMIGVGAMIGAGIFVLTGIAAGEAGPALILVFLLNGVVTTFTAMTYAELSSAIPEAGGGYLWVKHSLPGINGFLSGWMSWFAHAVAGSLYALGFGAYFGLLLDTYNITLFGLTGDHLVKFLAVAIALVFIYINYMGASETGAIANIIGFAKIAILGVFIVSGLYAMYNRPEFFSNFHPFLPNGFGGVFMAMGLTFIAFEGYEVIAQTAEEVREPKKNLPRAIFLSMLIVIPIYLLVAFVSIGAMQTDIPTWQFLGQHQELGLVEAARQFMPFGTFLLLLGGLMSTMSALNATTFSSTRVSFAMGRDHNLPGIFKKVHPVRRTPHMALFITGALIIVMALGLPIEDVASASAIMFLLLFLQVNLAVIVIRKKFGSELEYGYKMPFFPIIPILGIITQLFLALYMFNYSPAGWYSIIIWTAIGFVVYFGYSVNKEKVEKGKIARQVAPGNYRVVVALSNLKNVKPLITIGAALAKAQASEIVALYIIGVPQQTFLETGDQFIQNSEPIFKKAISTGAEFGVPVIKKTVVSHEISEAILDVARSGKSNILL; this is translated from the coding sequence ATGAATGACCGCATAGAACTCAGCCGGGAGATGGGCGTGCTCAGCGCCACCATGATCGGCGTAGGGGCCATGATCGGTGCAGGCATCTTCGTGCTCACAGGAATCGCCGCCGGAGAGGCCGGACCTGCGCTTATCCTCGTCTTTTTACTCAATGGTGTCGTGACCACCTTCACGGCCATGACCTATGCAGAACTGAGCTCCGCCATTCCCGAAGCCGGTGGCGGGTACCTGTGGGTGAAACATTCCCTTCCCGGCATCAACGGATTCCTCAGCGGCTGGATGAGCTGGTTCGCCCATGCGGTAGCCGGCAGCCTGTACGCCCTGGGTTTTGGGGCATATTTCGGTCTGCTGCTTGATACCTATAACATAACCCTGTTTGGACTCACCGGAGACCACCTCGTCAAATTCCTGGCCGTGGCCATCGCGCTCGTTTTCATCTATATCAACTACATGGGTGCATCCGAGACCGGTGCCATAGCAAATATCATAGGATTTGCGAAAATAGCCATCCTGGGTGTCTTCATCGTATCCGGCCTCTACGCTATGTACAACCGTCCCGAGTTCTTCAGCAATTTTCACCCCTTCCTGCCCAACGGCTTCGGCGGCGTGTTCATGGCTATGGGTTTGACCTTTATCGCTTTTGAAGGGTATGAGGTCATAGCCCAGACCGCAGAAGAGGTCAGGGAACCAAAGAAAAATCTCCCCCGTGCTATCTTCCTGTCCATGCTCATTGTAATACCTATCTACCTCCTCGTGGCATTCGTATCCATCGGTGCAATGCAGACCGACATCCCAACCTGGCAGTTCCTCGGACAGCACCAGGAGCTGGGCCTTGTTGAAGCTGCCCGCCAGTTCATGCCTTTTGGCACATTCCTGCTGTTGCTGGGTGGCCTGATGTCTACCATGTCAGCGCTCAACGCCACCACCTTCTCCTCCACCCGGGTCTCCTTTGCCATGGGACGGGACCACAATCTTCCCGGTATTTTCAAGAAAGTGCATCCTGTAAGGCGTACACCCCACATGGCACTGTTCATAACAGGCGCTCTTATTATCGTAATGGCCCTCGGGTTACCCATAGAGGACGTGGCCAGCGCATCTGCTATCATGTTCCTGCTCCTGTTCCTGCAGGTCAACCTGGCAGTCATCGTGATCAGGAAAAAATTCGGCAGTGAACTGGAGTACGGCTACAAAATGCCCTTTTTCCCCATCATCCCCATCCTTGGCATCATCACCCAGCTCTTCCTGGCCCTGTATATGTTCAATTACAGCCCCGCAGGCTGGTATTCCATCATTATCTGGACCGCCATCGGGTTCGTGGTCTATTTCGGCTATTCAGTGAACAAGGAAAAGGTCGAGAAAGGCAAGATCGCCCGCCAGGTGGCGCCCGGAAATTATCGTGTAGTAGTGGCGCTCTCAAACCTGAAGAACGTAAAACCTCTCATTACCATTGGCGCCGCACTGGCCAAAGCCCAGGCCAGCGAGATCGTTGCACTCTACATAATCGGTGTTCCCCAGCAGACCTTTCTTGAGACAGGGGACCAGTTCATCCAGAATTCAGAACCAATTTTCAAGAAAGCCATCTCCACCGGGGCCGAGTTCGGTGTACCGGTCATAAAGAAGACCGTGGTGTCACATGAGATCTCTGAAGCCATCCTGGACGTGGCACGGTCCGGGAAAAGTAACATCCTGCT